A portion of the Perognathus longimembris pacificus isolate PPM17 chromosome 20, ASM2315922v1, whole genome shotgun sequence genome contains these proteins:
- the Xrcc1 gene encoding DNA repair protein XRCC1 isoform X1, which produces MPEIRLRHVVSCSSQDSTHCAENLLKADTYRKWRAAKPGEKTISVVLQLEKEEQIHSLDIGNDGSAFVEVLVGSSAAGTSEQDYEVLLVTSSFMSPSESRSGSNPNRVRMFGSDKLVRAAAEKRWDRVKIVCSQPYSKDSPYGLSFIRLHSPPDKEEAEAPVQKAAVTKLGQFRVKEEEESTSSLRPGSLFFSRINKASPATSSEPAGPSYAAATLQASSAASSASPASKASGSASKPQEPPKGKKKLDLNVEERKAPTKPSAQLLSPALKKPKLQVPSRAPSAAPGSTPGPAPVPEKPRGEGPKPKGARAGVQELGKVLQGVVVVLSGFQNPFRSELRDKALELGAKYRPDWTPDSTHLICAFANTPKYSQVLGLGGRIVRKEWVLDCHRMRRRLPSRRYLMAGPGSSSEDEGGSDSGSSGDEAPKRPRKTPQTKAKPSQAAGPSSPPKPPTPELTKAASPGPQEDTDNEEEPAGRDSGTDASGDTEDELRRVAAQRQQRHPAGPGENGEDPYAGSTDENTDSEDLPVPELPDFFQGKRFFLYGEFPGDERRRLIRYVTAFNGELEDYMSDRVQFVITAQEWDPSFEEALMDNPSLAFVRPRWIYSCNEKQRLLPHQLYGVVPQA; this is translated from the exons ATGCCGGAGATCCGTCTCCGCCACGTCGTGTCCTGCAGCAGCCAGGACTCG ACCCACTGTGCAGAGAACCTGCTGAAAGCGGACACTTACCGGAAATGGCGAGCTGCCAAACCCGGCGAGAAGACTATCTCCGTGGTCCTGCAG TTGGAGAAGGAGGAGCAGATCCACAGCCTGGACATTGGCAACGATGGCTCGGCCTTCGTGGAGGTGTTGGTGGGCAGCTCGGCAGCCGGGACCAGCGAGCAGGACTACGAG GTCCTTCTGGTCACCTCGTCCTTCATGTCCCCCTCCGAGAGCCGCAGTGGCTCCAACCCCAACCGCGTCCGCATGTTTGGGTCTGACAAGTTGGTCCGGGCGGCTGCGGAGAAGCGCTGGGACCGCGTGAAGATTGTGTGCAGCCAGCCTTACAGCAAG GACTCCCCCTACGGCCTTAGTTTTATCCGGCTTCATAGCCCCCCAGACAAAGAGGAGGCCGAGGCCCCTGTCCAG AAGGCTGCAGTGACCAAACTTGGCCAGTTCcgggtgaaggaggaggaggagagcaccAGCTCCCTGCGGCCCGGCTCCCTCTTCTTCAGCCGCATCAACAAGGCGTCCCCAG CCACCTCGAGTGAGCCTGCTGGGCCCAGCTATGCCGCGGCCACGCTGCAGGCCTCGAGTGCCGCCTCCTCAGCTTCTCCTGCGTCCAAGGCTTCGGGCAGCGCCTCCAAG CCCCAGGAGCCCCCCAAAGGGAAGAAGAAGTTGGATTTGAATGTAGAAGAAAGGAAGGCCCCCACTAAACCATCAGCCCAGCTTCTGTCACCCGCCCTCAAGAAACCCAAAT TGCAAGTTCCCAGCCGGGCCCCATCCGCAGCCCCAGGGTCCACCCCAGGGCCGGCCCCAGTACCAGAGAAGCCCCGGGGAGAAGGCCCTAAGCCCAAGGGCGCCCGAGCCGGTGTGCAGGAGCTGGGGAAGGTCCTCCAGGGCGTGGTGGTGGTGTTGAGCGGCTTCCAGAACCCCTTCCGCTCCGAGCTGCGGGACAAGGCCCTGGAGCTGGGGGCCAAGTACCGGCCAGACTGGACCCCCGACAGCACCCACCTCAT CTGTGCCTTTGCCAACACCCCCAAGTACAGCCAGGTCCTGGGCCTGGGAGGCCGCATTGTGCGTAAGGAGTGGGTGCTGGACTGTCACCGCATGCGCCGGCGGCTCCCCTCCCGGAG GTACCTCATGGCGGGGCCTGGCTCCAGCAGCGAGGACGAGGGGGGTTCTGACAGCGGCAGCAGTGGGGATGAAGCCCCCAAGCGGCCCCGAAAG ACCCCACAGACCAAAGCTAAGCCCTCCCAGGCAGCAGGACCCAGCTCACCCCCAAAGCCCCCAACCCCTGAATTGACCAAAGCAGCATCTCCAGGACCCCAGGAAGACACAGACAATGAGGAGGAGCCGGCAG GACGGGACAGCGGGACGGACGCGTCCGGGGACACGGAGGACGAGCTGCGGAG GGTGGCCGCGCAGAGGCAGCAGCGACAccccgcggggcccggggagaACGGGGAGGACCCGTACGCAGGCTCCACGGACGAGAACACCGACAGCGAGGACCTGCCGGTTCCCGAGCTCCCAG ACTTCTTCCAGGGCAAGCGCTTCTTCCTGTACGGCGAGTTCCCGGGGGACGAGCGCCGGAGGCTCATCCGCTACGTCACCGCCTTCAATGG GGAGCTCGAGGACTACATGAGTGACCGAGTCCAGTTTGTGATCACAGCCCAGGAGTGGGATCCCAGCTTTGAGGAG GCCCTGATGGACAACCCCTCCTTGGCGTTCGTCCGGCCCCGGTGGATCTACTCCTGCAACGAGAAGCAGCGCTTACTCCCCCACCAGCTGTACGGGGTGGTGCCCCAGGCTTGA
- the Xrcc1 gene encoding DNA repair protein XRCC1 isoform X2 translates to MPEIRLRHVVSCSSQDSTHCAENLLKADTYRKWRAAKPGEKTISVVLQLEKEEQIHSLDIGNDGSAFVEVLVGSSAAGTSEQDYEVLLVTSSFMSPSESRSGSNPNRVRMFGSDKLVRAAAEKRWDRVKIVCSQPYSKDSPYGLSFIRLHSPPDKEEAEAPVQAAVTKLGQFRVKEEEESTSSLRPGSLFFSRINKASPATSSEPAGPSYAAATLQASSAASSASPASKASGSASKPQEPPKGKKKLDLNVEERKAPTKPSAQLLSPALKKPKLQVPSRAPSAAPGSTPGPAPVPEKPRGEGPKPKGARAGVQELGKVLQGVVVVLSGFQNPFRSELRDKALELGAKYRPDWTPDSTHLICAFANTPKYSQVLGLGGRIVRKEWVLDCHRMRRRLPSRRYLMAGPGSSSEDEGGSDSGSSGDEAPKRPRKTPQTKAKPSQAAGPSSPPKPPTPELTKAASPGPQEDTDNEEEPAGRDSGTDASGDTEDELRRVAAQRQQRHPAGPGENGEDPYAGSTDENTDSEDLPVPELPDFFQGKRFFLYGEFPGDERRRLIRYVTAFNGELEDYMSDRVQFVITAQEWDPSFEEALMDNPSLAFVRPRWIYSCNEKQRLLPHQLYGVVPQA, encoded by the exons ATGCCGGAGATCCGTCTCCGCCACGTCGTGTCCTGCAGCAGCCAGGACTCG ACCCACTGTGCAGAGAACCTGCTGAAAGCGGACACTTACCGGAAATGGCGAGCTGCCAAACCCGGCGAGAAGACTATCTCCGTGGTCCTGCAG TTGGAGAAGGAGGAGCAGATCCACAGCCTGGACATTGGCAACGATGGCTCGGCCTTCGTGGAGGTGTTGGTGGGCAGCTCGGCAGCCGGGACCAGCGAGCAGGACTACGAG GTCCTTCTGGTCACCTCGTCCTTCATGTCCCCCTCCGAGAGCCGCAGTGGCTCCAACCCCAACCGCGTCCGCATGTTTGGGTCTGACAAGTTGGTCCGGGCGGCTGCGGAGAAGCGCTGGGACCGCGTGAAGATTGTGTGCAGCCAGCCTTACAGCAAG GACTCCCCCTACGGCCTTAGTTTTATCCGGCTTCATAGCCCCCCAGACAAAGAGGAGGCCGAGGCCCCTGTCCAG GCTGCAGTGACCAAACTTGGCCAGTTCcgggtgaaggaggaggaggagagcaccAGCTCCCTGCGGCCCGGCTCCCTCTTCTTCAGCCGCATCAACAAGGCGTCCCCAG CCACCTCGAGTGAGCCTGCTGGGCCCAGCTATGCCGCGGCCACGCTGCAGGCCTCGAGTGCCGCCTCCTCAGCTTCTCCTGCGTCCAAGGCTTCGGGCAGCGCCTCCAAG CCCCAGGAGCCCCCCAAAGGGAAGAAGAAGTTGGATTTGAATGTAGAAGAAAGGAAGGCCCCCACTAAACCATCAGCCCAGCTTCTGTCACCCGCCCTCAAGAAACCCAAAT TGCAAGTTCCCAGCCGGGCCCCATCCGCAGCCCCAGGGTCCACCCCAGGGCCGGCCCCAGTACCAGAGAAGCCCCGGGGAGAAGGCCCTAAGCCCAAGGGCGCCCGAGCCGGTGTGCAGGAGCTGGGGAAGGTCCTCCAGGGCGTGGTGGTGGTGTTGAGCGGCTTCCAGAACCCCTTCCGCTCCGAGCTGCGGGACAAGGCCCTGGAGCTGGGGGCCAAGTACCGGCCAGACTGGACCCCCGACAGCACCCACCTCAT CTGTGCCTTTGCCAACACCCCCAAGTACAGCCAGGTCCTGGGCCTGGGAGGCCGCATTGTGCGTAAGGAGTGGGTGCTGGACTGTCACCGCATGCGCCGGCGGCTCCCCTCCCGGAG GTACCTCATGGCGGGGCCTGGCTCCAGCAGCGAGGACGAGGGGGGTTCTGACAGCGGCAGCAGTGGGGATGAAGCCCCCAAGCGGCCCCGAAAG ACCCCACAGACCAAAGCTAAGCCCTCCCAGGCAGCAGGACCCAGCTCACCCCCAAAGCCCCCAACCCCTGAATTGACCAAAGCAGCATCTCCAGGACCCCAGGAAGACACAGACAATGAGGAGGAGCCGGCAG GACGGGACAGCGGGACGGACGCGTCCGGGGACACGGAGGACGAGCTGCGGAG GGTGGCCGCGCAGAGGCAGCAGCGACAccccgcggggcccggggagaACGGGGAGGACCCGTACGCAGGCTCCACGGACGAGAACACCGACAGCGAGGACCTGCCGGTTCCCGAGCTCCCAG ACTTCTTCCAGGGCAAGCGCTTCTTCCTGTACGGCGAGTTCCCGGGGGACGAGCGCCGGAGGCTCATCCGCTACGTCACCGCCTTCAATGG GGAGCTCGAGGACTACATGAGTGACCGAGTCCAGTTTGTGATCACAGCCCAGGAGTGGGATCCCAGCTTTGAGGAG GCCCTGATGGACAACCCCTCCTTGGCGTTCGTCCGGCCCCGGTGGATCTACTCCTGCAACGAGAAGCAGCGCTTACTCCCCCACCAGCTGTACGGGGTGGTGCCCCAGGCTTGA
- the LOC125368024 gene encoding phospholipase A2 inhibitor and Ly6/PLAUR domain-containing protein, with translation MRPSTRQRTFLLAFTLLCILLDLGNPLSCEVCKSPGHTCSGKMKTCEAGKDACMILVGESSTKGHKSVNTLKACMKFRDCYSGFVSTTMGPDDYMVSNAHCCQSDGCNRGSVPPPQNNRTENGLTCPSCIVPFQETCPKTEAARCVGKETHCIYFAGSVQAGIFNAKFATRGCATQSACHTKVGAEVPSPSYLYFLRRADCLPASHSRGRAK, from the exons ATGAGACCATCCACGAGACAGAGGACCTTTCTGCTGGCCTTCACACTGCTCTGCATCCTCTTGGACCTTG GAAACCCACTAAGCTGCGAGGTGTGCAAGAGCCCAGGACACACGTGTAGCGGGAAAATGAAGACGTGTGAGGCCGGCAAGGATGCATGCATGATTCTCGTGGGGGAGTCCAGCACAA AGGGTCACAAGTCCGTGAACACTTTAAAGGCTTGCATGAAGTTCAGAGACTGCTACTCAGGCTTCGTGTCCACCACCATGGGCCCCGATGACTACATGGTGTCCAATGCGCACTGTTGCCAGAGCGACGGCTGCAACCGTGGATCTGTGCCCC CTCCCCAGAACAATCGGACAGAGAACGGCCTGACGTGCCCCTCCTGCATCGTGCCCTTCCAGGAGACCTGCCCGAAAACAGAGGCCGCCCGCTGCGTGGGCAAGGAGACCCACTGCATCTACTTCGCTGGCAGCGTCCAGGCTg GAATCTTCAACGCCAAATTTGCCACCCGAGGCTGTGCCACACAGAGCGCCTGCCACACCAAGGTGGGGGCCGAAGTGCCCTCGCCCTCCTACCTCTACTTCCTCCGCCGGGCAGACTGCCTGCCAGCCTCCCACTCCCGGGGCCGGGCCAAGTGA